One genomic region from Neisseria weaveri encodes:
- the ligA gene encoding NAD-dependent DNA ligase LigA — translation MNNIALRIQELTEQLNRYAYEYYTLDAPTVPDAEYDRLFRELEALEAAHPDLRLPESPTQRVGGMPLDGFESVRHTVPMLSLNNAFSPQDENDAFDHAEMLAFDERVRGGLSGVQPEYVIEPKFDGLAISLLYRNGVLVQAATRGDGTTGEDVTQNIKTIANIPLKLRGDNLPSLLEVRGEVLMLKADFAALNEKQAADNQKLFANPRNAAAGSLRQLDSRITAKRRLHFFAYGIARIEGGTRLEEHIQELAYLFELGFSLPHGQFGVFPNIAEILAFYEHMSRKRPELPYEIDGMVVKVNSLAQQETLGFVSRAPRWAIAHKFPAEEALTVVEAIDVQVGRTGAVTPVARLQPVFVGGVTVTNATLHNEGETQRKDVRVGDTVVVRRAGDVIPEVVRVVLERRPMQTVTETVSDGLQNDLFAEPVRPSENVQTEQIPLYPQYRLPERCPICASEIEREEGEAVARCSGGMLCQAQRAQGLIHFASRKAMDIDGLGQRQIEQLVAQNLVQHFADLYRLDVPTLQLMKENADKEQAADTGSTVSDGLKTTVKKQSPTKWAENILAGIEASKQPELARFLFALGIRHVGERTAKVLAQAFGTLEKVRRAPEPVLACLPDIGAVVARSIAHFFAQPEQQAMIDELLAVGVVPQNQAVTLPLSQYVTPAKWLSRLPGFKISETKAAALWDLVGKNIDDLLNDNALNADWQQWRNQPENAALLLSMRQFLEQMPSENEPTVSDGLNQAVAGKTFVLTGTLPTLKRDEAQAMIEAAGGKVSGSVSKKTDYVVAGEAAGSKLEKANALGVAVLDEASLKLLIN, via the coding sequence ATGAACAATATTGCATTACGCATTCAAGAACTCACCGAACAGCTCAACCGCTACGCCTACGAATACTATACCCTCGACGCGCCCACCGTGCCCGATGCCGAGTACGACCGGCTTTTCCGCGAACTCGAAGCCCTCGAAGCCGCCCACCCCGATTTACGCCTGCCCGAAAGCCCCACCCAGCGCGTCGGCGGTATGCCTTTGGACGGCTTTGAAAGCGTGCGCCATACCGTGCCGATGCTGTCGCTGAACAATGCTTTTTCGCCGCAAGACGAAAACGACGCATTCGATCACGCCGAAATGCTGGCGTTTGACGAGCGCGTGCGCGGCGGATTGTCCGGCGTTCAACCCGAATACGTTATCGAACCCAAATTCGACGGCCTCGCCATCAGCCTGCTCTACCGCAACGGCGTGCTGGTTCAGGCGGCCACGCGCGGCGACGGTACCACCGGCGAAGACGTTACCCAAAACATCAAAACCATTGCCAATATCCCGCTGAAACTGCGCGGCGACAACCTGCCTTCGCTGCTTGAAGTGCGCGGCGAAGTGCTGATGCTCAAAGCGGATTTTGCCGCCTTAAACGAGAAACAGGCTGCCGACAACCAAAAACTGTTTGCCAACCCGCGCAATGCTGCTGCGGGCAGCCTGCGCCAACTCGATTCGCGCATCACCGCCAAACGCCGCCTGCATTTTTTCGCTTACGGCATCGCCCGCATCGAAGGCGGTACACGTTTGGAAGAGCATATTCAAGAGCTGGCTTATTTGTTTGAACTCGGTTTCAGCCTGCCGCACGGGCAATTCGGCGTTTTCCCTAATATCGCCGAAATACTGGCATTTTACGAACACATGTCGCGAAAACGCCCCGAACTGCCGTATGAAATCGACGGCATGGTGGTGAAAGTGAACAGTTTGGCGCAGCAGGAAACTCTGGGTTTCGTTTCCCGCGCGCCGCGCTGGGCCATTGCGCACAAATTCCCCGCCGAAGAAGCCTTAACCGTGGTCGAAGCGATTGACGTGCAGGTCGGCCGCACCGGAGCCGTTACCCCCGTCGCCCGCTTGCAGCCGGTATTTGTCGGCGGCGTTACCGTAACCAACGCCACGCTGCACAACGAAGGCGAAACGCAACGCAAAGATGTGCGCGTGGGCGACACCGTAGTAGTGCGCCGCGCGGGAGACGTGATTCCCGAAGTGGTGCGCGTGGTGCTTGAACGCCGCCCGATGCAAACCGTTACCGAAACCGTTTCAGACGGCCTGCAAAACGATTTGTTTGCCGAACCGGTTAGGCCGTCTGAAAACGTACAAACCGAACAAATACCGCTTTACCCCCAATACCGCCTGCCCGAACGCTGCCCGATCTGTGCCAGCGAAATTGAACGCGAAGAAGGCGAAGCCGTGGCCCGTTGCAGCGGCGGCATGTTGTGCCAAGCCCAGCGCGCGCAAGGGCTGATTCATTTTGCTTCGCGCAAAGCGATGGATATCGACGGCTTAGGCCAGCGGCAAATCGAGCAGTTGGTAGCCCAAAATTTGGTGCAGCATTTCGCCGACCTCTACCGTTTGGACGTGCCGACTTTGCAGTTGATGAAAGAAAACGCCGATAAGGAGCAGGCTGCGGACACCGGCAGCACGGTTTCAGACGGCCTCAAAACAACAGTGAAAAAACAGTCGCCGACCAAATGGGCGGAAAACATCCTCGCCGGCATCGAAGCCAGCAAACAGCCCGAGCTGGCGCGATTCCTGTTCGCCCTCGGCATCCGCCACGTCGGCGAGCGCACGGCCAAAGTGCTGGCGCAGGCGTTTGGCACGCTGGAAAAAGTACGCCGCGCACCCGAACCGGTGCTGGCCTGCCTGCCCGACATCGGTGCCGTCGTCGCCCGTTCCATCGCCCATTTTTTCGCCCAACCGGAGCAGCAGGCGATGATAGACGAACTGCTTGCCGTAGGCGTTGTTCCGCAAAACCAAGCCGTTACCCTGCCCCTTTCCCAATATGTTACTCCGGCCAAATGGCTCAGCCGCCTGCCCGGTTTCAAAATCAGCGAAACCAAAGCCGCCGCCTTGTGGGATTTGGTCGGCAAAAATATAGACGACCTGTTGAACGACAATGCGTTGAATGCCGACTGGCAGCAATGGCGCAACCAACCCGAAAATGCAGCCCTTTTATTGTCTATGCGGCAGTTTCTGGAACAGATGCCGTCTGAAAACGAACCAACCGTTTCAGACGGCCTCAACCAAGCCGTTGCCGGTAAAACTTTCGTACTCACCGGCACGTTGCCGACGCTGAAACGCGACGAAGCGCAAGCCATGATTGAAGCGGCGGGCGGGAAAGTGTCCGGCAGCGTATCGAAAAAAACCGATTATGTGGTCGCGGGCGAAGCGGCGGGCAGCAAACTGGAAAAAGCCAATGCGCTGGGCGTGGCGGTATTGGATGAAGCGAGCTTGAAGTTGTTGATTAACTGA
- the mltG gene encoding endolytic transglycosylase MltG: protein MLKKFLKWSASLLVLLAGVWAFLLFAPKTNEQTYRMRVEKNQGLSAVSRKLAEDDVIYNRHVLLATAYLLGVHNRLHSGSYKLPKQVSAWSILQRLHKGRPDAVTIRITEGMRFAQMRNIINKTDDILHETAGWSNEKLLKHIDPDILHTHPEGLFFPDTYEIDTDSSDIQIYKLAYRTMQKNLQTAWDERQSGLPYKTPYELLIMASLIEKETAHEADRKHVAAVFVNRLAIGMRLQTDPTIIYGMGDSYTGRIRKSDIRRDTPYNTYTRNGLTPTPIALPGKAALEAAAHPSSAKYLYFVSKMDNTGLSQFSHTLEEHNAAVRKYILKK from the coding sequence ATGTTGAAAAAGTTTTTAAAATGGTCGGCAAGCCTGTTGGTATTGCTTGCCGGCGTATGGGCTTTTCTTTTATTCGCCCCGAAAACCAACGAACAAACCTACCGCATGCGCGTTGAGAAAAATCAAGGCCTGTCTGCCGTCAGCAGAAAGCTGGCTGAAGATGATGTGATTTACAACCGGCACGTTCTCCTGGCCACCGCCTACCTGCTCGGCGTACACAACCGCCTGCATTCAGGTTCATATAAACTGCCCAAGCAAGTTTCCGCTTGGTCTATCCTGCAACGCTTGCATAAAGGCCGCCCCGATGCCGTTACCATCCGCATTACCGAAGGCATGCGTTTTGCACAAATGCGCAATATCATCAACAAAACCGACGATATCCTTCATGAAACGGCAGGCTGGAGCAACGAAAAACTGTTGAAACACATTGATCCGGATATCCTGCACACACACCCCGAAGGCCTGTTTTTTCCCGATACTTACGAAATCGACACCGACAGCAGCGATATTCAAATCTACAAGCTTGCCTACCGAACCATGCAGAAAAACCTGCAAACCGCGTGGGACGAGCGTCAAAGCGGCCTGCCCTACAAAACGCCTTACGAGCTGTTGATTATGGCCAGCCTGATTGAGAAAGAAACCGCACACGAAGCCGACCGAAAACATGTTGCCGCCGTCTTCGTCAACCGCTTGGCCATCGGCATGAGACTGCAAACCGACCCGACCATTATCTACGGTATGGGCGACAGCTACACCGGCCGCATCCGCAAATCCGACATACGCCGCGACACGCCCTACAACACCTACACCCGAAACGGCTTGACGCCCACCCCCATCGCCCTTCCCGGAAAAGCCGCCTTGGAAGCGGCCGCACACCCTTCTTCCGCCAAATATCTCTATTTTGTTTCCAAAATGGACAACACAGGCTTGAGCCAATTCAGCCATACCCTGGAAGAACACAACGCGGCAGTCCGCAAATACATTTTGAAGAAATAA
- a CDS encoding cell division protein ZipA C-terminal FtsZ-binding domain-containing protein, producing MSDVVLIIIIIGLAIILAVLAYNIHQEKKYQRQVREQFGHADKDALLHSKTDFVRDGGAKKGLKGMPFAHKKAVEAEVREEEKNADLFTVGDEDEFHKDVTVSVQENEKEAVIEQEEAAAEAEFEFKKMASPVLSQTKVDGKRTLLLDLEGLPKVELPWFDPRFDYMAYIALSEPQELHNIPRLSSRHRFQIAGCTRDERFQIAEPIPGVAYQGFVIGLQAISRSGLATVQELERFGEQANQFAKDMNGSLLLTDIDAFLKVARPLDDLCARVDQTIAMHLVSRTNVSGLELRSAIEELNFELGVDGAFHYPKDGEPLFSIITLDNSPFTSSLLSSQAYRGFSMLFDIPHVPAGEKQFNDFMDLAVKLASKLSLDLVNDKLEELSTEWLVEVRRYVLARQDEMKKVGIEPSGQLAQRLFS from the coding sequence ATGAGCGATGTGGTTTTAATCATTATTATTATCGGATTGGCGATTATTCTCGCCGTTCTGGCTTACAATATCCATCAGGAAAAGAAATACCAGCGTCAGGTACGCGAGCAGTTCGGCCATGCCGACAAAGATGCGCTTCTGCACAGTAAAACCGATTTCGTGCGTGACGGCGGAGCGAAAAAAGGCTTGAAAGGCATGCCGTTTGCACATAAAAAAGCCGTAGAAGCCGAAGTCCGCGAAGAAGAAAAAAATGCCGATCTGTTTACCGTTGGAGATGAAGACGAATTTCACAAAGACGTTACGGTAAGCGTGCAAGAAAACGAAAAAGAAGCCGTTATCGAACAAGAAGAAGCGGCTGCGGAAGCCGAATTTGAATTTAAGAAAATGGCATCTCCGGTTTTGTCGCAAACCAAAGTTGACGGCAAACGCACCTTGCTTCTGGATTTGGAAGGGTTGCCGAAAGTCGAGTTGCCGTGGTTTGATCCGCGCTTCGATTACATGGCCTATATCGCTTTGAGCGAACCGCAAGAGCTGCACAATATTCCGCGTTTATCGAGCCGTCACCGTTTCCAGATTGCCGGTTGTACCCGTGACGAACGCTTCCAGATTGCCGAGCCGATTCCCGGCGTGGCTTACCAGGGTTTTGTCATCGGTTTGCAGGCAATCAGCCGCAGCGGTTTGGCAACCGTGCAGGAATTGGAGCGTTTCGGCGAGCAGGCCAACCAGTTTGCCAAAGATATGAACGGCAGTCTGTTGCTGACCGATATCGACGCTTTCTTGAAAGTGGCCCGTCCGTTGGATGATTTGTGTGCAAGAGTCGATCAAACTATTGCCATGCATTTGGTATCGCGCACCAATGTCAGCGGTTTGGAATTGCGTTCTGCTATTGAAGAATTAAATTTCGAATTGGGTGTGGACGGCGCGTTCCACTATCCGAAAGACGGCGAACCGTTGTTCAGCATTATTACTTTGGATAACTCTCCGTTTACGTCCAGTCTGCTTTCCAGCCAGGCTTACCGCGGTTTCAGTATGCTGTTTGATATTCCGCATGTTCCGGCCGGAGAAAAACAGTTCAACGATTTCATGGACTTGGCTGTGAAATTGGCCAGCAAATTAAGTTTGGACTTGGTCAACGACAAATTGGAGGAGTTGTCTACCGAGTGGCTGGTTGAAGTGCGCCGTTATGTGTTGGCCCGTCAGGACGAAATGAAGAAAGTCGGCATTGAGCCCAGCGGACAGTTGGCGCAGCGCCTGTTCTCTTAA
- a CDS encoding PilZ domain-containing protein has translation MDTLTNLPGKMMNLQIKDKTMLYNSYMPFLEHGGIFIPTEDIFSLNDEVLLVLELPNQAGKKFLRTNVAWINLARTSANRPKGVGLAFGTDAICIQTKNAIENELGNLLKSDKATFTL, from the coding sequence ATGGATACATTAACCAATCTTCCCGGCAAAATGATGAATCTGCAAATCAAAGACAAAACCATGCTCTACAACAGCTATATGCCGTTCTTAGAACATGGCGGCATCTTCATCCCCACGGAAGACATTTTTTCACTCAACGACGAAGTGCTTCTCGTACTGGAATTACCCAATCAAGCCGGCAAAAAATTCCTGCGCACCAATGTTGCCTGGATCAATCTGGCCCGCACGTCAGCCAACCGCCCCAAGGGTGTGGGACTGGCTTTCGGCACTGATGCCATCTGCATCCAAACCAAAAATGCCATTGAAAACGAACTGGGTAATTTGCTGAAAAGCGATAAGGCAACTTTTACTTTATAA
- the tmk gene encoding dTMP kinase, translating to MKPAQFITLDGIDGAGKSTNLAVIKAWFEQHNLPVLFTREPGGTPLGEELRSLLLNPETQVSLRTETLLMFAARQQHIEDVILPALNEGIHVVSDRFTDATYAYQGGGRHIPLSDIETLENWVQGSFRPDLTILLDVPLEVSLNRITRSREKDRFEQEEAEFFTRVRHTYLQRAAKHPEKYAVINSNREKGDVRNDIEQTLNRHFQLEPKL from the coding sequence ATGAAACCGGCACAATTCATCACGCTCGACGGCATAGACGGCGCAGGCAAATCCACCAACCTTGCCGTTATCAAGGCTTGGTTTGAGCAACACAACCTGCCCGTACTGTTTACCCGGGAACCGGGCGGCACACCTTTAGGCGAAGAATTAAGGTCATTATTGCTAAACCCTGAAACCCAAGTCAGTTTGCGCACGGAAACCCTTTTAATGTTTGCCGCCCGCCAACAGCATATCGAAGACGTCATCCTGCCTGCTTTAAACGAAGGAATACACGTCGTATCCGACCGGTTTACCGATGCAACCTACGCCTATCAAGGTGGCGGGCGCCATATTCCGCTTAGCGATATCGAAACTCTGGAAAACTGGGTTCAAGGCAGTTTCCGCCCGGATTTAACCATTCTGCTCGACGTCCCTTTGGAAGTTTCACTCAACCGCATCACCCGTTCACGCGAAAAAGACCGCTTTGAGCAAGAAGAAGCCGAATTCTTTACCCGTGTACGCCATACCTACCTGCAACGGGCCGCAAAACACCCTGAAAAATATGCCGTAATCAACAGCAACCGGGAAAAGGGCGATGTTCGAAACGACATCGAACAAACACTCAACCGCCACTTCCAACTTGAACCTAAACTATAA
- the galU gene encoding UTP--glucose-1-phosphate uridylyltransferase GalU, translated as MKPIKKAVFPVAGMGTRFLPATKASPKEMLPIVDKPLIQYAVEEAVAAGCTEMVFVTGRNKRSIEDHFDKAYELETELEHRNKEKLLAHVRDILPSGITCLYIRQAEALGLGHAVLCAKAAVGDNPFAVILADDLIDAPQGALKQMVDIYNQTGNSVLGVETVDPSQTGSYGIVEIENLKNYTRITNIVEKPKPEEAPSNLAVVGRYILTPRIFDLLTNLPRGAGNEIQLTDGIARLLDHEFVLAHAFEGKRYDCGSKIGYLEATLAYGLKHPETGEAFRKLLKRYAENA; from the coding sequence ATGAAACCGATTAAGAAAGCCGTATTTCCCGTGGCCGGCATGGGCACCCGTTTCTTACCCGCCACTAAAGCCAGCCCGAAAGAAATGCTGCCGATCGTCGACAAACCGCTGATCCAATATGCCGTAGAAGAAGCCGTGGCTGCAGGTTGCACCGAAATGGTGTTCGTAACCGGCCGCAACAAACGCAGCATCGAAGACCACTTCGATAAGGCTTATGAGCTGGAAACCGAGCTGGAACACCGAAACAAAGAAAAATTATTGGCCCATGTGCGGGACATTCTGCCGTCCGGTATTACCTGCCTGTATATCCGCCAAGCCGAAGCATTGGGTTTGGGGCACGCCGTGCTGTGTGCCAAAGCCGCCGTCGGCGACAACCCGTTTGCCGTAATTCTGGCCGACGACTTGATCGACGCACCGCAAGGCGCGTTGAAGCAGATGGTGGATATCTACAACCAAACCGGCAACAGCGTTTTGGGCGTAGAAACCGTCGATCCGTCGCAGACCGGTTCATACGGCATCGTTGAAATCGAAAATCTGAAAAACTATACCCGCATTACCAATATCGTTGAAAAACCGAAGCCCGAAGAGGCTCCTTCCAATCTGGCCGTGGTCGGACGCTACATTCTCACGCCGCGTATTTTCGATTTGCTCACCAACCTGCCGCGCGGTGCGGGCAACGAAATCCAGCTTACCGACGGCATTGCCCGCCTGCTGGATCACGAGTTTGTGCTGGCGCATGCTTTCGAAGGCAAACGTTATGACTGTGGCAGCAAAATCGGCTATTTGGAGGCAACATTGGCTTATGGCTTAAAACACCCGGAAACCGGCGAGGCGTTCCGCAAGTTGTTGAAGCGTTATGCCGAAAATGCCTGA
- the ampD gene encoding 1,6-anhydro-N-acetylmuramyl-L-alanine amidase AmpD — protein sequence MNPDWNQGWWQQAAKLPSPNFSKRAEGERVTLVVLHNISLPPFEYGSGAVEKLFTNTINPVEHPFFSIIADLRVSSHFFIDRHGRTVQFVSCDDMAYHAGISAFQGREKCNAFSVGIELEGCDFEPFTALQYQSLNKLLNALAGHYPIEAVTGHQDIAPGRKSDPGHFFDWAQLTASGIPVIR from the coding sequence ATGAATCCTGATTGGAATCAAGGTTGGTGGCAACAGGCGGCAAAACTACCGTCGCCGAACTTCAGTAAACGGGCAGAGGGAGAGCGGGTAACGCTGGTGGTGCTGCACAATATTTCTTTACCGCCTTTTGAGTACGGCAGCGGTGCGGTGGAGAAGCTGTTTACCAACACGATTAATCCGGTCGAACACCCTTTTTTCAGTATCATTGCCGATTTGCGCGTTTCCAGCCATTTTTTTATCGACCGGCACGGTCGAACCGTCCAATTTGTTTCATGTGACGATATGGCTTACCACGCCGGCATTTCGGCATTTCAGGGCAGGGAAAAGTGCAATGCTTTTTCCGTCGGCATCGAATTGGAAGGCTGCGATTTTGAACCCTTTACCGCTTTGCAATATCAAAGTCTGAACAAATTGCTGAATGCTTTGGCAGGACATTACCCGATTGAGGCGGTCACCGGGCATCAAGACATTGCGCCGGGACGGAAAAGCGATCCCGGACATTTCTTTGATTGGGCGCAATTGACCGCTTCGGGCATACCTGTTATCCGTTAA
- the holB gene encoding DNA polymerase III subunit delta' has product MIYPWHQQQWQQLSSTRQNHPNAWLFIGKENTGKTAFAYHTAQALLCEQNPESGEPCQTCPSCHLFNQSSHPDFYLLTPEMPEDGAIGRKLLQIKIDAVRNILDNVHLTSVRGGKRIILIAPAESMNPQAANALLKILEEPPADVVFLLVCHSRDKLLPTIKSRCRQMLLPAPSRAEALAYLHEHNTENAEELLAFHAGAPLFQATPEADKLRTELLSLLSSPRLLAILDYAATFDKSKLPLAIFLDWMHKWLLDLGLSQQNTQPLYYPAYRDALSQTAKRTDKLQLFALTQRLNKLNPYGYHTLSVKIQLEDILIEYLHFWQNK; this is encoded by the coding sequence ATGATTTATCCATGGCATCAACAACAATGGCAACAACTGTCATCAACCCGGCAAAACCACCCCAATGCCTGGCTGTTTATCGGCAAAGAAAACACCGGTAAAACCGCTTTTGCCTATCATACCGCCCAAGCCCTTTTATGCGAGCAGAACCCGGAATCGGGCGAACCTTGCCAAACTTGTCCTTCATGCCACTTGTTTAATCAAAGCAGCCACCCCGATTTCTATCTTCTGACACCGGAAATGCCCGAAGACGGCGCAATTGGCAGAAAACTTTTGCAAATCAAAATCGATGCCGTACGCAATATTCTCGATAACGTCCATCTCACCTCCGTTCGAGGCGGCAAACGCATCATTTTGATTGCACCGGCTGAAAGCATGAACCCACAGGCTGCCAACGCCCTACTGAAAATTTTAGAAGAGCCTCCCGCTGATGTCGTCTTTTTACTTGTCTGCCACTCACGCGACAAACTGCTGCCCACAATCAAAAGCCGTTGCCGGCAAATGCTGCTTCCCGCTCCCTCCCGAGCCGAAGCACTGGCTTACCTACATGAACACAATACCGAAAATGCTGAAGAGTTATTGGCATTTCACGCCGGAGCCCCACTCTTCCAAGCAACACCGGAAGCCGACAAACTGCGTACCGAATTATTGTCTTTATTAAGTTCGCCACGATTACTGGCCATTTTGGATTACGCCGCTACGTTTGATAAAAGCAAGTTGCCACTGGCCATTTTTCTAGATTGGATGCATAAATGGCTTTTGGATTTGGGATTATCGCAACAAAATACCCAGCCGCTTTATTACCCCGCTTATCGTGATGCGTTAAGCCAAACCGCCAAGCGAACCGACAAACTTCAACTGTTTGCATTAACCCAACGTCTGAATAAATTGAATCCTTACGGATATCATACCTTAAGTGTTAAAATACAACTTGAAGATATACTGATTGAATATTTACACTTTTGGCAAAATAAATAG
- a CDS encoding TatD family hydrolase — protein MQLIDSHCHLNFTGLSDRLPEILANMADNHVAKALAISVSKKSFEEVLAIAENHHNIFATVGIHPDEKDAEEFTVEELISHSTHPKVVGIGETGLDYHWCQGDLTWQHQRFINHIQVANQSKLPLIVHTRKAAEDTIRILKEQQAHAGVIHCFTENVAIAKAALDLGFYISFSGIVTFKNAAEIQEAAKYVPLDRMLVETDAPFLAPVPKRSKTNEPAYVKYTAEFIAQLRSASLEEIAAATTQNFYNLFNKIPQ, from the coding sequence ATGCAACTAATAGATTCACATTGCCACTTGAACTTCACAGGGCTAAGCGACCGCTTGCCCGAAATACTTGCCAACATGGCCGATAACCATGTGGCTAAAGCGCTTGCCATCAGTGTCAGCAAAAAAAGCTTTGAAGAAGTTTTGGCCATTGCGGAAAACCATCACAATATCTTTGCTACCGTCGGCATCCACCCGGATGAAAAAGATGCCGAAGAATTTACTGTTGAGGAATTAATCAGTCACAGCACACATCCTAAAGTTGTCGGAATAGGTGAAACCGGCTTGGATTACCACTGGTGCCAAGGAGATTTAACCTGGCAACACCAACGGTTCATCAATCATATCCAGGTAGCCAATCAAAGCAAACTGCCTTTAATCGTCCATACCAGGAAAGCAGCGGAAGACACCATACGCATCTTAAAAGAGCAGCAGGCACACGCCGGAGTCATTCACTGCTTTACGGAAAATGTTGCAATCGCCAAAGCTGCTTTGGATTTAGGATTCTATATATCATTTTCAGGAATCGTGACATTCAAAAATGCAGCAGAAATACAAGAAGCCGCAAAATATGTTCCACTAGACAGGATGTTGGTTGAAACCGACGCCCCGTTTTTAGCCCCTGTTCCCAAACGCAGCAAAACCAACGAGCCTGCTTATGTTAAATATACCGCTGAGTTTATCGCACAATTACGCTCTGCTTCTTTGGAAGAAATAGCAGCAGCAACTACGCAAAATTTTTACAATCTATTTAATAAAATTCCACAATAA